The following proteins are co-located in the Hydrogenophaga sp. RAC07 genome:
- a CDS encoding electron transfer flavoprotein subunit beta/FixA family protein: MKILVAVKRVLDYNVKARVKSDGSGVDLANQKLSMNPFDEIACEEAVRLREAGVASEVIVVSCGPAACQETLRSAMAIGADRAVLVETDAALEPLAVAKLMQHVAQKEGVQFAIFGKQAIDDDAGQTGQMFGALMGWAQASFASKVQISGDTATITREIDGGLETLAMKLPAVITTDLRLNEPRFITLPNIMKAKKKPMEVIKAAELGIDIAPRTVTLHVSEPPTRKAGIKVADPAELVKRLKEEAKVI; this comes from the coding sequence GTGAAGATATTGGTCGCCGTCAAGCGGGTGCTGGACTACAACGTCAAGGCCCGCGTCAAGTCCGACGGTTCGGGAGTCGATCTCGCGAACCAGAAGTTGTCCATGAACCCTTTCGACGAGATCGCCTGCGAAGAGGCGGTGCGCCTCAGGGAGGCCGGTGTCGCTTCTGAAGTGATCGTTGTTTCCTGTGGCCCGGCGGCTTGCCAGGAAACGCTGCGCAGCGCCATGGCCATCGGCGCTGATCGCGCCGTGCTGGTTGAAACTGACGCCGCGCTCGAACCGCTCGCGGTGGCCAAGCTGATGCAGCATGTGGCCCAAAAAGAAGGTGTGCAGTTCGCCATCTTCGGCAAGCAGGCGATTGATGACGACGCTGGCCAGACTGGCCAGATGTTTGGCGCGCTGATGGGCTGGGCCCAGGCCAGCTTCGCCTCCAAGGTGCAGATCAGCGGCGACACGGCCACCATCACTCGCGAGATCGACGGTGGCCTGGAAACCCTGGCCATGAAGCTGCCGGCCGTGATCACGACCGACCTGCGCCTGAACGAGCCGCGCTTCATCACGCTGCCCAACATCATGAAGGCCAAGAAAAAGCCGATGGAGGTGATCAAGGCGGCCGAGCTCGGCATCGACATTGCGCCACGCACCGTGACCCTGCACGTCAGCGAGCCGCCGACCCGCAAGGCCGGCATCAAGGTGGCCGACCCGGCCGAACTCGTCAAACGACTCAAAGAAGAAGCGAAGGTGATCTGA
- a CDS encoding acyl-CoA dehydrogenase family protein: MLNRTLFGEEHELFRDQARRFLEEEVIPHHAGWENDGIVPRAVWRKAGAAGLLCPAIPEQYGGGGGTRLHSAVLIEEVSRAGTSGIGFGLHSDIVAPYILAYGTEAQKRNWLPKMATGEVIGAIAMTEPGAGSDLQSVRTSAVRDGDELVINGQKTFITNGQNADVVIVVAKTDPTQGAKGTSLVLVETNRPGFTRGRNLEKIGMKAQDTSELFFEDVRVPASNILGGDGKGFFLLMQELAWERMQIAIGAVAGAEAALEWTLAYTKDRKAFGQRVIDFQHNRFKLAEMKTEVQIAQVFVDRLLGLLMDGQLDAATAAMAKYWTTDLHCKVIDQCLQMFGGFGYMWEYPIARAYADARVARIYGGANEIMKEIISRTL, translated from the coding sequence ATGCTCAACCGCACCCTCTTCGGTGAAGAACACGAACTCTTCCGGGACCAGGCACGTCGCTTTCTGGAAGAAGAAGTCATACCTCATCACGCCGGCTGGGAAAACGATGGCATCGTGCCGCGCGCCGTCTGGCGCAAGGCCGGCGCCGCCGGCCTGCTGTGCCCCGCCATACCCGAGCAATACGGAGGCGGTGGCGGTACGCGCCTGCACAGTGCTGTGCTCATTGAAGAAGTCTCGCGCGCCGGCACCAGCGGCATTGGCTTCGGCCTGCACTCCGACATCGTGGCACCCTACATCCTGGCCTACGGCACCGAGGCGCAAAAGCGCAACTGGCTGCCGAAGATGGCCACCGGCGAAGTGATTGGCGCCATCGCCATGACTGAGCCGGGCGCGGGCAGCGACCTGCAAAGCGTGCGCACCAGTGCGGTCCGTGACGGCGACGAACTTGTGATCAATGGTCAAAAGACCTTTATCACCAACGGCCAGAACGCCGACGTGGTGATCGTTGTCGCCAAGACCGACCCGACGCAAGGCGCCAAGGGAACCTCGCTGGTGCTGGTCGAGACCAATCGCCCCGGCTTCACGCGCGGGCGCAATCTCGAAAAAATCGGCATGAAGGCGCAGGACACCTCGGAACTCTTCTTCGAAGACGTGCGCGTGCCGGCCAGCAACATCCTCGGCGGGGATGGCAAGGGCTTTTTCCTGCTGATGCAGGAACTGGCCTGGGAGCGCATGCAGATCGCCATCGGCGCGGTGGCGGGCGCCGAGGCCGCGCTCGAATGGACCCTGGCCTACACCAAGGATCGCAAGGCCTTCGGCCAGCGCGTGATCGATTTCCAGCACAACCGCTTCAAGCTCGCCGAAATGAAAACCGAGGTGCAGATCGCACAGGTCTTTGTCGACCGTCTGCTCGGCCTGCTGATGGACGGTCAACTTGATGCCGCCACCGCCGCGATGGCCAAGTACTGGACCACCGACCTGCACTGCAAGGTGATCGACCAATGCCTGCAGATGTTCGGCGGCTTCGGCTACATGTGGGAGTACCCGATTGCCCGCGCCTATGCGGATGCGCGCGTCGCGCGCATCTACGGTGGCGCCAACGAAATCATGAAGGAAATCATCAGCCGCACGCTGTAG
- a CDS encoding TetR/AcrR family transcriptional regulator, with protein sequence MAKEQDNPLSRRDAILAAAASRFRRQGFERTSVREIAQAMGMTSGSLFYHFATKEDLLVAIMEEGVRDIMRSVRDGLAGEVRLPERLLSMVRSHLKALLGTRLDAMTVLLYEWRSLSPAAQTRVMASRDAYETLWMTPISEAAALGLVDTDVVLVRQTVLGALNWTAQWYRPGGRLDIDALAQRMYAMLFPRVAASGVSRD encoded by the coding sequence ATGGCAAAGGAGCAAGACAACCCACTCTCGCGCAGAGATGCGATCCTGGCGGCCGCGGCGAGCCGGTTCCGGCGCCAGGGTTTTGAGCGCACTTCGGTGCGCGAGATTGCCCAAGCCATGGGCATGACTTCAGGCTCGCTCTTCTACCATTTCGCGACCAAGGAGGATCTGCTGGTGGCGATCATGGAGGAGGGTGTTCGCGACATCATGCGGTCGGTGCGCGACGGGCTGGCTGGCGAAGTTCGCTTGCCCGAGCGGCTGCTGTCGATGGTGCGCAGCCACCTGAAGGCTTTGCTGGGTACGAGGCTCGACGCCATGACCGTGCTGCTCTATGAGTGGCGCAGCCTTTCGCCGGCCGCCCAGACCCGGGTGATGGCATCGCGCGACGCCTACGAGACCTTGTGGATGACGCCGATCAGCGAGGCTGCGGCGCTGGGCCTGGTCGATACAGATGTCGTGTTGGTGCGCCAGACAGTTCTCGGTGCCCTCAACTGGACGGCGCAGTGGTACCGGCCTGGCGGGCGTCTGGACATCGATGCGTTGGCGCAGCGCATGTACGCGATGCTGTTTCCTCGTGTGGCCGCATCGGGAGTGAGCCGTGATTGA
- a CDS encoding electron transfer flavoprotein subunit alpha/FixB family protein gives MTTLIIAEHDNAVLKAATLNTIAAATRIGGDIHVLVAGRNCAAVAQTAAAVAGVSKVLHVDAAHLEAHLAENLAELVRSRVRADVGYTHVLAPATAFGKNVLPRVAALLDASQVSDVIAIESPDTFLRPFYAGNALARVQSKDAIKVLSIRTTAFDPVGAGGTAAVETLDAAGDLGLTTLVGREVVKLERPELAAASVIVSGGRGLGAADKFHAVLEPLADKLGAAIGASRAAVDAGYAPNDYQVGQTGKIVAPQLYVAVGISGAIQHLAGMKDSKVIVAINKDAEAPIFQVADYGLVADLFTAVPELVTAL, from the coding sequence ATGACAACCCTGATCATTGCGGAACACGACAACGCCGTACTCAAAGCGGCCACGCTGAACACGATTGCCGCCGCCACGCGCATCGGCGGCGACATTCATGTGCTGGTGGCGGGCCGCAACTGCGCTGCCGTGGCCCAGACTGCGGCGGCGGTTGCGGGCGTGAGCAAGGTGCTGCACGTTGACGCGGCGCACCTAGAGGCCCACCTGGCCGAGAACCTGGCCGAGCTGGTGCGCTCACGCGTGCGCGCCGATGTCGGCTACACCCATGTGCTGGCGCCAGCCACCGCCTTTGGCAAGAACGTGCTGCCGCGCGTGGCGGCCTTGCTGGACGCCTCCCAGGTGTCGGACGTGATCGCGATCGAGTCGCCCGACACCTTCCTGCGCCCGTTCTATGCCGGCAACGCGCTGGCCCGCGTGCAATCGAAGGATGCCATCAAGGTGCTGAGCATTCGCACCACCGCCTTCGACCCGGTCGGTGCGGGCGGCACGGCAGCGGTCGAGACGCTGGACGCGGCTGGCGATCTCGGCTTGACCACCCTGGTCGGGCGTGAGGTGGTGAAGCTGGAGCGCCCGGAACTCGCCGCTGCATCGGTCATCGTATCGGGCGGACGCGGACTGGGCGCGGCCGACAAGTTTCACGCCGTGCTGGAGCCGCTGGCCGACAAGCTTGGCGCGGCGATCGGCGCCTCGCGCGCCGCCGTCGACGCCGGCTACGCGCCCAACGACTACCAGGTCGGCCAGACCGGCAAGATCGTGGCACCCCAGTTGTACGTGGCGGTTGGCATCTCGGGCGCCATCCAGCACCTGGCCGGCATGAAGGACAGCAAGGTGATCGTTGCGATCAACAAGGACGCCGAAGCGCCGATCTTCCAGGTGGCCGACTATGGGCTGGTGGCGGATCTGTTCACAGCGGTGCCCGAATTGGTGACTGCGTTATAG
- a CDS encoding 3-hydroxyacyl-CoA dehydrogenase NAD-binding domain-containing protein yields MTIDYKLDADGIATITWAMQDVPMNVLNEQSIPAFSDAVRRAVADAAVKGVIVTSSKPEFIAGADLNMMLAITDVAEMMDFVTQLHALMRGIEKSGKPFVAALNGTTLGGGYEVALACHRRIAADNPKAQIGLPEVGLGLLPGGGGTQRLPRMIGVRNALPFLLEGKKLAPQKALDAGLVDEVVPADQLLARARQWLLTDGAAAAVQPWDRKGFKLPGGAVQSPMGYDTLTAGNAMLRAKTFGNYPAPEAILNCVYNGCQIDIDTGCKVEMREFVKLTTGKEAKNMIRSLFFGIPAASKLASRPKGVPQASYRKVGILGAGMMGAGIAFAAAEVGMEVVLLDSSTDSAAKGKAYSENLWNKRVAAKRMTEAECTAKLTLIKPTTDFADLTGCDIVVEAVFEDRAIKADVTRKAEAVIAPGALFASNTSTLPISGLAEASARPANFIGLHFFSPVDKMPLVEIIRGQATSDECLARAMDFVKAIRKTPIVVNDSRGFYTSRVFSTYVGEGLALLAEGVKPALIDNAGRMAGMPVGPLALADEVSLELMARIRKQTATDLGKAYQRSAVDDVCDRMVDQLGRLGKKTGKGFYDYPQDGQKQLWAGLAQAFPLAATQPTVEEVKQRLMFIQSVETARCLEEKVLLAPIDADVGAILGWGFPAYLGGPIGQIHSQGVSAFVKVCESLAERHGARFAPPQLLRRMAAQGERFYDL; encoded by the coding sequence ATGACGATTGACTACAAGCTTGATGCCGATGGCATCGCCACCATCACCTGGGCCATGCAGGACGTGCCCATGAACGTCCTCAACGAGCAATCCATTCCTGCCTTCTCCGACGCCGTGCGCAGGGCCGTCGCGGACGCTGCCGTCAAGGGCGTGATCGTCACCTCTTCCAAGCCCGAGTTCATCGCCGGTGCCGACCTCAACATGATGCTCGCCATCACGGACGTTGCCGAAATGATGGACTTCGTCACCCAGTTGCACGCCCTGATGCGCGGCATTGAGAAAAGCGGCAAGCCCTTCGTCGCGGCCCTCAACGGCACCACGCTGGGCGGCGGCTACGAGGTCGCGCTGGCCTGCCACCGACGCATCGCCGCCGACAACCCCAAGGCCCAGATCGGCCTGCCCGAGGTGGGCCTTGGCCTGCTGCCCGGCGGCGGCGGCACGCAGCGTCTGCCGCGCATGATCGGTGTGCGCAACGCGCTGCCCTTCCTGCTCGAAGGCAAAAAGCTCGCCCCGCAAAAAGCCCTGGATGCGGGTCTGGTCGATGAAGTCGTGCCGGCCGACCAACTGCTGGCCCGCGCCAGGCAGTGGCTGCTGACTGACGGTGCCGCTGCCGCTGTTCAGCCCTGGGACCGCAAGGGTTTCAAGCTGCCGGGCGGCGCCGTGCAAAGCCCCATGGGCTACGACACTTTGACCGCTGGCAACGCCATGCTGCGCGCCAAGACCTTTGGCAACTATCCCGCACCTGAGGCGATCTTGAACTGCGTCTACAACGGCTGCCAGATCGACATCGACACCGGCTGCAAGGTCGAGATGCGCGAGTTCGTCAAGCTGACGACCGGCAAAGAGGCCAAGAACATGATCCGCTCGCTGTTCTTTGGCATCCCCGCCGCCAGCAAGCTGGCCTCCCGGCCCAAGGGCGTGCCTCAGGCCAGCTACCGCAAGGTCGGCATTCTGGGGGCTGGCATGATGGGCGCGGGCATTGCCTTCGCCGCCGCCGAGGTCGGCATGGAAGTGGTGCTGCTCGACAGCAGCACCGACAGCGCGGCCAAGGGCAAGGCCTACAGCGAGAACCTGTGGAACAAGCGCGTGGCCGCCAAGCGCATGACCGAGGCCGAGTGCACTGCCAAGCTAACCCTGATCAAGCCGACCACCGACTTCGCCGACCTGACAGGCTGTGACATTGTGGTCGAAGCGGTGTTTGAAGACCGCGCCATCAAGGCCGACGTGACGCGCAAGGCCGAGGCGGTGATCGCCCCCGGCGCCCTCTTCGCCTCCAACACCAGCACCCTGCCCATCAGCGGGCTGGCCGAGGCGTCCGCACGTCCGGCCAACTTCATCGGCCTGCATTTTTTCTCGCCAGTCGACAAGATGCCGCTGGTGGAGATCATTCGCGGCCAGGCCACCAGTGACGAATGCCTGGCCCGTGCCATGGACTTCGTCAAGGCGATCCGCAAGACGCCCATCGTCGTCAATGACAGCCGCGGCTTCTACACCAGCCGGGTGTTCTCGACCTACGTCGGCGAAGGCCTGGCGCTGCTGGCCGAAGGCGTGAAGCCGGCGCTGATCGACAACGCCGGGCGCATGGCCGGCATGCCGGTGGGGCCGCTGGCGCTGGCCGACGAAGTCTCGCTCGAATTGATGGCGCGCATCCGGAAACAGACCGCCACCGACCTCGGCAAGGCCTACCAGCGCAGCGCCGTCGACGACGTCTGCGACCGCATGGTGGACCAGCTGGGACGACTGGGTAAAAAAACCGGCAAAGGTTTCTACGACTACCCACAAGATGGCCAGAAACAACTGTGGGCAGGCCTGGCGCAGGCGTTCCCGCTGGCGGCCACGCAACCCACGGTCGAAGAGGTCAAGCAGCGCCTGATGTTCATCCAGTCCGTCGAAACAGCACGCTGCCTCGAAGAAAAAGTTCTGCTGGCACCAATCGATGCCGATGTCGGCGCGATCCTGGGCTGGGGCTTCCCAGCCTACCTGGGTGGCCCGATCGGCCAGATCCACAGCCAGGGGGTGTCCGCCTTTGTCAAAGTCTGCGAGAGCCTGGCAGAGCGGCACGGTGCGCGCTTCGCGCCGCCGCAGTTGCTGCGCCGCATGGCCGCCCAGGGTGAGCGTTTTTACGACCTGTAA
- a CDS encoding acetyl-CoA C-acetyltransferase, with translation MTEAFIFDAVRTPRGKGRSSGALHGTTPISLAITALQALRDRNTLDTAFVDDIILGCVEPAGEQGANIARVAAIAAGYHESAAGVQVNRFCASGLEACNMAAAKVMSGQSPLVIGGGVESMSRVPMGTSGGAWAIDPAVAIPTYFVPQGISADLIATLYGHSRSDVDSYAVESQRRAALAWAESRFANSIVPVKDVNGCIVLERDEHMRAETTLESLAKLEPAFKVQGEKYGFDAVAIQRYPEIERMVHVHHAGNSSGIVDGAAAVLVGNAEVGKRLSLKARARIRSFASIGSEPTIMLTGPSYSAEKALKLAGMKASDIDLYELNEAFASVVLRFMEVMKVTHDKMNVNGGAIAMGHPLGATGAMILGTLLDELERRNLSTGLVTLCVGAGMGTATIIERV, from the coding sequence ATGACCGAAGCATTCATTTTCGACGCCGTGCGCACGCCGCGCGGCAAGGGCCGCAGCTCGGGTGCGCTGCACGGCACCACGCCCATCAGTTTGGCCATTACCGCGCTGCAGGCACTACGCGACCGCAACACCCTGGACACCGCCTTCGTGGACGACATCATCCTCGGCTGCGTCGAACCCGCCGGTGAGCAAGGCGCCAACATCGCGCGCGTTGCGGCCATTGCCGCCGGGTACCACGAAAGCGCTGCCGGCGTGCAGGTCAATCGCTTTTGCGCCTCGGGCCTGGAGGCCTGCAACATGGCCGCCGCCAAGGTGATGTCGGGTCAGTCGCCACTGGTCATCGGCGGCGGCGTGGAGAGCATGAGCCGTGTGCCCATGGGCACCAGCGGCGGTGCCTGGGCGATTGACCCAGCGGTGGCGATTCCGACCTATTTCGTGCCGCAGGGCATTTCGGCCGATCTGATTGCCACGCTTTACGGCCACAGCCGCAGCGACGTCGACAGCTACGCGGTCGAAAGCCAGCGCCGCGCCGCACTCGCCTGGGCCGAGAGCCGCTTCGCCAATTCGATCGTTCCCGTGAAGGATGTGAACGGTTGCATCGTGCTTGAGCGCGACGAACACATGCGCGCCGAAACCACGCTGGAGTCGCTGGCCAAGCTGGAGCCTGCTTTCAAGGTGCAGGGCGAGAAATACGGCTTCGACGCGGTGGCCATTCAGCGTTATCCCGAGATCGAGCGCATGGTGCACGTGCACCATGCCGGCAACTCATCGGGCATTGTTGACGGCGCGGCTGCGGTGCTGGTCGGCAACGCCGAAGTCGGCAAACGGCTGAGCCTGAAAGCCCGTGCCCGCATCCGCTCGTTCGCCTCCATCGGCAGCGAGCCCACCATCATGCTGACCGGCCCCTCCTATTCGGCGGAAAAGGCGCTCAAGCTCGCTGGCATGAAGGCCAGCGACATCGACCTCTATGAACTGAACGAAGCCTTCGCCTCAGTCGTGCTGCGTTTCATGGAAGTGATGAAAGTCACGCACGACAAGATGAACGTCAACGGCGGGGCGATTGCGATGGGGCACCCCCTGGGCGCGACTGGCGCGATGATTCTGGGCACCCTGCTCGACGAACTCGAGCGGCGCAACCTGTCGACCGGCCTGGTCACGCTGTGCGTGGGCGCCGGCATGGGCACAGCCACCATCATCGAGCGCGTCTGA
- a CDS encoding acetyl-CoA carboxylase biotin carboxylase subunit: protein MNFTKILIANRGEIACRIIRTAQALGYRTVAVYSEADAQALHVALADEAVYIGPAPVRESYLNVAALLAAARSTGADAVHPGYGFLSENDGFAQACLDAGLVFIGPDPQAILKMGNKAGAKRLMLAAGVPCVPGYQGTDQSDATLLTKAAEIGFPIMVKAAAGGGGRGMRLVEHPQDLAVALASARSEAGNAFGSEELILERAVIEPRHVEIQVFGDQHGHIIHLGERDCSIQRRHQKVFEEAPSPAVTPQLREQMGAAAVAAARTVNYVGAGTVEFLLDSEGRFYFLEMNTRLQVEHPVTECITGLDLVAWQIAVARGEHLPLTQEQVHLNGHAIEVRLYAEDPYNGFLPQSGDVALWCPPTGEGVRVDHGLASGQTVSPHYDPMIAKIIVHGATRDEARRRLIGALQRTRLLGLPHNRAFLEAVASHPAFAAGETTTAFIAQHFGAAALVRPQPDSLALALAGTLWFEASATPVAAAPWRSSGPARWPMLIGEGEHRHAVHITVTGTHSYTLEVGAALHHITLSGREGECLHLIADGVQQHAAAVFAGGVLHLELGDLSASFEDLTYDPPAAAAGSTESRVLAPMNGRVLAVDVQHGDTVTKGQRLAVLEAMKMEHQLLARRDGVVDQVAVRAGDQVATRALLVSLVEQPD, encoded by the coding sequence ATGAACTTCACCAAAATCCTGATTGCCAACCGCGGCGAGATCGCCTGCCGGATCATCCGCACGGCCCAGGCGCTGGGCTACCGCACGGTGGCCGTTTACAGCGAAGCAGATGCCCAAGCGCTGCATGTTGCCTTGGCCGACGAGGCAGTGTACATCGGCCCGGCGCCGGTACGGGAGAGCTACCTCAACGTTGCGGCGCTGCTGGCGGCGGCGCGCAGCACCGGTGCCGACGCGGTACACCCCGGCTACGGCTTCCTGTCCGAGAACGACGGCTTTGCGCAAGCTTGCCTGGACGCCGGGCTGGTGTTCATCGGCCCGGACCCGCAGGCCATCCTGAAAATGGGCAACAAGGCCGGCGCCAAACGCCTGATGCTGGCGGCGGGCGTGCCCTGCGTGCCGGGCTATCAGGGCACCGACCAGTCCGATGCCACGCTGCTCACGAAGGCTGCCGAGATCGGTTTCCCGATCATGGTCAAGGCGGCGGCGGGCGGTGGCGGGCGAGGCATGCGACTGGTCGAACACCCGCAAGACCTCGCGGTCGCCCTGGCCAGCGCCCGCTCGGAAGCAGGCAACGCCTTCGGCAGCGAAGAGCTCATCCTGGAGCGCGCGGTGATTGAGCCGCGCCATGTCGAAATCCAGGTCTTCGGCGACCAGCACGGCCACATCATCCACCTGGGCGAACGCGACTGCTCGATCCAGCGCCGGCACCAGAAGGTGTTCGAGGAAGCGCCCTCCCCGGCGGTCACGCCCCAGCTGCGCGAGCAAATGGGCGCGGCGGCGGTGGCGGCTGCGCGCACCGTGAACTACGTCGGCGCCGGCACGGTGGAGTTTCTGCTCGACAGCGAAGGGCGCTTCTACTTTCTGGAGATGAACACGCGGCTGCAGGTCGAACACCCGGTGACCGAGTGCATCACCGGGCTGGACCTGGTGGCCTGGCAGATCGCCGTGGCCCGTGGCGAGCACTTGCCGCTGACGCAGGAGCAAGTGCACTTGAACGGGCACGCCATCGAAGTGCGCCTGTACGCCGAAGATCCGTACAACGGCTTCCTGCCGCAAAGTGGCGATGTTGCGCTCTGGTGCCCGCCCACGGGCGAAGGCGTGCGCGTTGACCACGGCTTGGCATCAGGCCAGACCGTCAGCCCGCACTACGACCCCATGATCGCCAAAATCATTGTGCACGGCGCGACCCGCGACGAAGCCCGACGGCGCCTGATCGGTGCGCTGCAACGCACCCGCCTGCTCGGCCTGCCCCACAACCGTGCCTTCCTCGAAGCCGTGGCCAGCCACCCGGCCTTCGCCGCTGGCGAAACGACCACTGCCTTTATCGCCCAGCACTTCGGCGCTGCGGCGCTGGTGCGGCCCCAGCCCGACTCGCTGGCGCTGGCGCTGGCCGGCACGCTGTGGTTTGAAGCCAGCGCCACGCCGGTCGCAGCCGCGCCCTGGCGCTCCAGCGGACCGGCACGCTGGCCGATGCTGATCGGCGAGGGCGAACACCGCCATGCCGTGCACATCACGGTCACTGGCACCCACAGCTACACGCTCGAAGTGGGCGCGGCGCTGCACCACATCACCCTCAGCGGGCGCGAAGGCGAGTGCCTGCACCTGATCGCCGATGGCGTGCAGCAGCATGCGGCTGCGGTGTTTGCCGGCGGCGTGTTGCACTTGGAGCTGGGCGACCTGAGTGCCAGCTTTGAAGACCTGACCTATGACCCCCCGGCCGCGGCGGCAGGCAGTACGGAGTCACGCGTGCTCGCACCCATGAATGGACGGGTGCTGGCCGTTGACGTCCAACATGGCGACACGGTCACCAAGGGGCAACGCCTGGCGGTGCTCGAAGCCATGAAGATGGAGCATCAACTGCTGGCCCGTCGCGATGGCGTGGTGGACCAGGTAGCTGTGCGCGCTGGCGACCAGGTTGCCACGCGCGCATTGTTGGTGTCACTGGTCGAGCAGCCTGATTGA
- a CDS encoding acyl-CoA carboxylase subunit beta, which translates to MPAIQSQVDPQSESFQRERAQMLALIDSFRTLEDRVRNTSNSQEAKFRARKQLLPRERIALLLDRGSSWLEFSTLAGFRMHDDDGEKNVLGGGIICGIGVVSGIRCVVIASDSAIKGGTITPMGMKKSLRAEAIALENKLPVVRLVESGGANLMHVGEVFIEGGRGFANQARLSARGIPQVCVMHGHSTAGGAYLPGMSDYVIMVRGRAKAFLAGPPLLKAATGEIATDEELGGAEMHCSMSGVAEYLAEDDADGIRIARDILARLPWNDRLPMRAVKTWKEPRYPVEQLAGVVPVDFRQPYDMREVLARVIDDSDFLEFKSLYGSSTVCGHGAIEGYPCGFIGNNGPIDPQGATKATQFIQLCCQSGTPIVYLQNTTGFMVGKDVEQVGMIKHGAKMIQAVANATVPQITVMTGASFGAGNYGMCGRAYDPRFVFAWPNARVAVMGGEQAATVMRIVTEEKFARTGKEPPAETMATMKSEILARFDLESHSLFATARLWDDGIIDPRDTRRALATTLAVCREAGLRPLLSNTFGVARM; encoded by the coding sequence ATGCCCGCCATTCAAAGTCAAGTCGACCCGCAGTCAGAGAGCTTCCAGCGCGAGCGCGCACAGATGCTCGCGCTGATCGACAGTTTCCGCACGCTCGAAGACCGTGTGCGCAACACGTCGAACAGCCAAGAAGCCAAGTTCCGCGCCCGCAAACAGCTGCTGCCGCGTGAGCGCATCGCGCTGCTGCTCGACCGCGGCTCGTCGTGGCTGGAGTTTTCGACCCTGGCCGGCTTCAGGATGCACGACGACGACGGCGAGAAGAACGTGCTGGGGGGCGGGATCATCTGCGGCATCGGGGTGGTGTCGGGCATCCGTTGCGTGGTGATCGCATCCGACAGCGCGATCAAGGGCGGCACCATCACACCGATGGGCATGAAGAAGAGCCTTCGCGCCGAAGCCATCGCACTGGAGAACAAACTGCCAGTGGTGCGACTGGTCGAGTCCGGCGGCGCCAACCTGATGCATGTGGGCGAGGTGTTCATTGAAGGCGGCCGCGGCTTCGCCAACCAGGCGCGGCTATCGGCCAGGGGCATTCCACAGGTCTGCGTGATGCACGGCCACTCAACTGCCGGCGGCGCCTACCTTCCGGGCATGTCCGACTATGTGATCATGGTGCGCGGCCGTGCAAAGGCTTTCCTGGCCGGCCCACCCTTGCTAAAAGCCGCCACCGGCGAGATCGCCACCGACGAAGAGCTGGGCGGCGCCGAGATGCACTGTTCGATGTCGGGCGTGGCCGAGTACCTGGCCGAGGACGATGCGGACGGCATCCGCATCGCACGCGACATCTTGGCGCGGCTGCCGTGGAACGACCGCTTGCCGATGCGCGCGGTGAAGACCTGGAAAGAGCCGCGTTATCCGGTCGAGCAACTGGCGGGCGTGGTGCCGGTTGACTTTCGCCAGCCCTACGACATGCGCGAAGTGCTGGCGCGGGTGATCGACGACTCCGACTTCCTCGAATTCAAATCGTTGTACGGCTCCAGTACCGTGTGCGGCCATGGTGCCATCGAGGGATACCCTTGCGGCTTCATCGGCAACAACGGGCCCATTGATCCGCAAGGCGCCACCAAGGCGACCCAGTTCATCCAGTTGTGCTGCCAGTCGGGCACCCCGATCGTCTATCTGCAGAACACCACCGGCTTCATGGTCGGCAAGGATGTGGAGCAGGTCGGCATGATCAAGCATGGCGCCAAGATGATCCAGGCCGTGGCCAATGCCACCGTGCCGCAAATCACCGTGATGACAGGTGCCTCCTTCGGTGCCGGCAACTACGGCATGTGTGGCCGCGCCTACGATCCGCGCTTCGTGTTCGCCTGGCCCAACGCGCGGGTGGCTGTGATGGGCGGCGAGCAGGCCGCCACCGTGATGCGCATCGTCACCGAAGAAAAATTTGCCCGCACCGGCAAGGAGCCACCCGCCGAAACCATGGCCACCATGAAAAGCGAGATCCTGGCACGTTTTGACCTCGAATCGCATTCGCTGTTTGCCACCGCGCGCCTGTGGGACGACGGCATCATCGACCCGCGCGACACCCGCCGCGCGCTCGCCACCACCCTGGCGGTGTGTCGGGAAGCCGGGTTGCGGCCCTTGCTTTCGAACACCTTTGGCGTGGCACGGATGTGA